In Prosthecobacter fusiformis, the genomic window TTATCAAGGCACCCGCGACGACGTCCAGGGCCTCATCTCCGTTAAAGAACTTTGGAAAAACAGCAGCCCCGATAGTCTGCCGGACATCCAGACCCTGCTGATCAAGCCCCTCTTCGTCCCGGAAAGCATGCCTGCCGCGCGTGTCATCGAGCAGTTTCGCAAAAACAACCGCCATCAGGCCCTCGTGATTGATGAATTCGGTGCCATCCAAGGCCTCATCACCATGAATGACATGATGGAGGCCATCGTCGGCACCGTTCCCAATGATCCCACCGCCGAGGTCCCCTCCGCTCGTCAGCTTGATGATGGCTCCTGGCTGGTGGATGGCCAGGCGGAAATGGAAGATGCCTCCAAAGCCACCGGCCTGCCCCTTCCCGCCTCCTTTGATGATGACGACTACCGTACCCTCGCCGGATTCGTCATGCACATGCTCGGCCACGTCCCGGCTGAGGGGGAGCACTTCGACTGGCAGGGCTATAAAATCGAAGTCGCCGATATGGACCGCCAGCGCATTGATAAAGTCCGCGTCAGTCCTCCCAACAAAAGCGCTCTGCCCACGCCCGCCGCTGAATAAGGTCCTGCGTTTATTAGCCAGGGCTTGACTATTCACCCCGCTTTTTTTGGGAACAGTCCTTTGTTACAGATTTGACACATTCAACGTGCTCTGCTCCATCTCAGGCATCCGCTCAACACAGCGGCCCTGACCACCCATGATCTCTCTGCAGAAGCTTTTTGGAAAAAACGACATCTTCTACGACCTGCTGGAAGCCAGCGCCGCCGAAGCCCTGCACAGCGTCCAGGCCCTGGGCAAGCTCATCACCCAGCCAGCCTCCGCCCAAAGCCTGGATGAACTCATCCTCACCCGCCGGAAAGACAAAAAAATCACCGAGCAGATCAATGAGGAGCTCTGCCGCACCTTCGTCACCGAACTGGAGCGTGAAGACATTGAGGCCCTTTCCAACGTCCTCTACAAGATCCCCAAGACCGTCGAAAAAATCGCCGAGCGCGTCATGATCACCGGCGGTCGCCTGCAGGATGTGGATTTTAGCCGCCACCTTTCCATGATGGAGGAGGCCACCACCACCGTCCTCACCATTGTCAAAGAACTGCGCAAAAGGCTCCACCTGGAGCGTGTCAAGGACCTCAATGCCAAGCTTCAGCACATCGAAGGCGAGGCGGATAAACTCATGATGGAACTCCTCAAGGATCTCTACGCCGGCCAGCGAGACGCCATCCAGACCATCATGCTCAAGGATCTCTATGAGCTCATGGAAAAGGTCTATGACCGCTGCCGCGATGCCGGCAACGTGGTCTCCCTTGTCGTGCTGAAGTATTCCTGATTTTCCCGCGCATGACTTCCGCCCTCATCCTGCTCCTCGTGGTGCTGCTGGTGGTGCTCGCCTTTGAATACATCAACGGCTTTCACGACACCGCCAACGCCATCGCCACCGTGGTCTCCACCAAGGTGCTCACCCCGCGCCAAGCACTCCTCCTCGCTGCTTCCGCCAATCTTCTCGGAGCCCTGTGGGGAGACGCCGTTGCCAAGACCATCGGGAGCGGACTGGTGGACACCCATTTCGTCACCACCATGACCATCCTCTGCGCCATGCTCGGGGGCATCATTTGGAATTTGCTCACCTGGTATTTCGGCCTCCCTAGCAGCAGCAGTCACGCGCTCATCGGGGGCCTTTGTGGTGCCTCCCTCGCCTCGGCGGATGGGAACTGGAACGTGCTCATTTGGTCCAAAGAAAAGGTCAATCCGGAAACTGGTGCCGTCACCTTTGATGGCATCTGGCACAAGGTCGTCATTCCCATGATCACCTCCCCCATTCTCGGGTTTGTCATCGGCTTCATCGTCATGGGATTCCTCTTTTGGCTCATCCGCAACTGGCGGCCCCACACCATCAATACCGTGTTCGGGAAATTGCAGATCGTCTCGGCAGCGTACATGGGATTCGGCCACGGGTTTGCCGATGCTCAGAAAACCATGGGTATCATCGCCCTCACCCTTTTCACCGCGACCAAAGCCGGTACGCTGGAGGATGCCCCTGCATTCCTGAGCTTCCTGAATACACCCGAGTTCGAAGTGGCTACCTGGATCAAGGTCGTCTGTGCCGTCGTCATGGCTGCGGGCACCTGGGCGGGCGGCTGGCGCATCATCAAGACCCTCGGTCATAAAATGGTCAAAATGAAACCCGTCCACGGTTTCGCCGCTGAAATGACCGGTGCCACCATCCTCGCCGTCACCGGCTCCATCGGCATGCCCGTTTCCACCACGCATACCATCACCACTTCCATCATGGGCGTCGGTGCCGCCAAGCGCTGGAACTCCATCCGCTGGTCCCTCGTGGAGCGCATCGTCTGGGCCTGGGTATTGACGATCCCCATCACCGCCCTCCTCTCCTACGCCATCTTCAAGGTCCTCGGCTAAAATTCCCACCCTTTCCCGGATTCAGGACAGCAGGGTATTCCACCGCGCGGGATGGAATACCCCAAAATCAAGAAGGCCAGTGGGCACACCCTGCCCTCCATGGCGTCTGCCGTTTGGCATCATTTTACTGGAAATTCGCCATAAAAAAGGCGGCATCTCTTTCCTCCCGGCTGCCTCATGCGTATGAGCGTTAGCCGCCATGCTCGGCATCTTCATCCTCAAATCACCTCCCATGAATACCCTCGAAGCCATCGCCTCACGCCGCGCCATCAAGCATTACGATCCTACCCACCTCATCAGCGAAGAAGAGACCCGCCAGCTCCTCCAGGCCGCCATGCAGGCCCCCACCGCCTTCAATATCCAGCATTGGCGCTTCGTCACCGTCACGGATCCTGAGTTGCGGAAACAAATCCGTGCCGTCGCCTGGGACCAGGCCCAGGTCACGGATGCTTCCCTCCTCGTCATCCTCTGCGCAGACCTCTCCGCTTGGAAAAAAGACGCCGCCCGCTACTGGAAAGACGCCCCTCAGCCCGTCCAGGACATCCTTCTCCCCGCCATTGACGGCTACTACAAAGACCGTCCCCAGGTCCAGCGGGATGAATGCATGCGCTCCACCGGCCTTGCCGGCATGACCCTCATGCTCGCCGCCAAAGCCATGGGTTACGACTCCTGCCCCATGGACGGATTTGACTTCGATGCCGTCGCCCAGCTCATCAAGCTCCCTGAAGACCACATCATCTCCTTCATGGTCGCCATCGGCAAAGGCACCCAACCCGCCTGGCAAAAACCCGGCCAGCTCAGCTACGACGAAGTCGTGATCCCAAATACCTTCTGAAGCTCTCCAAACAAAATGCAGAAGAAGCCGGAGACACAGACTCAGTCTATAAATCTTGTTAATCCTGCAATCCTGTAAATCCTGTTAAAAAAAGGTGCCCCACACCTCCGCGCACCCGCCCCCACTGAAAGCGGCTGCCCCGACACTGCCTCCGCTCCCCAGTTGCATCCCTGCCACCTCTCGCCACACTGCCTGCCCTTTTCATCGCCATGGCCTACCTCAACGAAAACTACCTCAAGCTCAAAGCCGGATACCTCTTCCCTGAAATCGCCCGCCGCGTCAAGGCCTTCACCGAGGCCAATCCCGAAGCCGCCAAGCGCCTCATCCGTTGTGGCATTGGTGACGTCACCGAGGCCCTGCCAGACGCCGCTCGCGCCGCCATGCATAAGGCCGTGGATGAACTGGGAGACCGCAACAGCTTCCGTGGTTACGGCCCGGAGCAGGGTTACGACTTCCTCCGCAACGCCATCGCTGATAACGACTACAAAGCCCGTGGCATCCATGTGGATGCCGATGAAATCTTCATCTCCGACGGCAGCAAGTGCGATACCGGCAACATCCTCGACATCTTCGGCAGCGACAACAAAATCGCCATCACCGATCCTGTTTACCCCGTCTATGTGGACACCAACGTCATGGCCGGAAACACCGGTGATGCCGATGAAAGCGGTGCCTACGCCGGCCTCCATTATCTCAAGTGCACCCCAGAAAATGGCTTCGTCCCCGAGATCCCCAGCGAGCCCGTGGACCTCGTTTACCTCTGCTATCCCAACAACCCCACCGGTGCCACCGCCACCCGCGCCCAGCTTGAAGCCTGGGTCCAGTACGCCCGCGCCAACGGGACCATCATCCTTTATGATGCCGCCTATGAAGCCTTCATCCAGGACCCTGAAGTGCCCCGCAGCATCTTCGAGATCGAAGGTGCCCGCGATTGCGCCATCGAATTCCGCAGCTTCTCCAAAAACGGCGGTTTCACCGGCGTCCGTTGCGCCATCGTCGTCATCCCGAAAGGCTTGATGGGCAAAAAGAAAGACGGCACCAAGCTCGCCATCCATCCCCTCTGGAGCCGCCGCCACAGCACCAAGTTCAACGGCGTCAGCTACATCGTCCAGCGCGGAGCCGAGGCCATCTACAGCCCCGAAGGCAAAGCCCAAGTCACCGCCCTCATCCAGCATTACATGGGCAATGCAAAGCTGCTTGTCGAAGCCTGCACCAAAGCCGGCCTCCAGGTCTTCGGCGGCGTCAATGCCCCTTATGTCTGGGTCGGCTGCCCAGCAGGCGTCACTAGCTGGCAGATGTTTGATAAAATGCTCAATGAAGCCAACGTCGTCATCACCCCCGGCAGCGGATTCGGCAGCGCTGGCGAAGGATTCTTCCGCAT contains:
- a CDS encoding DUF47 domain-containing protein, which gives rise to MISLQKLFGKNDIFYDLLEASAAEALHSVQALGKLITQPASAQSLDELILTRRKDKKITEQINEELCRTFVTELEREDIEALSNVLYKIPKTVEKIAERVMITGGRLQDVDFSRHLSMMEEATTTVLTIVKELRKRLHLERVKDLNAKLQHIEGEADKLMMELLKDLYAGQRDAIQTIMLKDLYELMEKVYDRCRDAGNVVSLVVLKYS
- a CDS encoding inorganic phosphate transporter gives rise to the protein MTSALILLLVVLLVVLAFEYINGFHDTANAIATVVSTKVLTPRQALLLAASANLLGALWGDAVAKTIGSGLVDTHFVTTMTILCAMLGGIIWNLLTWYFGLPSSSSHALIGGLCGASLASADGNWNVLIWSKEKVNPETGAVTFDGIWHKVVIPMITSPILGFVIGFIVMGFLFWLIRNWRPHTINTVFGKLQIVSAAYMGFGHGFADAQKTMGIIALTLFTATKAGTLEDAPAFLSFLNTPEFEVATWIKVVCAVVMAAGTWAGGWRIIKTLGHKMVKMKPVHGFAAEMTGATILAVTGSIGMPVSTTHTITTSIMGVGAAKRWNSIRWSLVERIVWAWVLTIPITALLSYAIFKVLG
- a CDS encoding nitroreductase family protein, with product MNTLEAIASRRAIKHYDPTHLISEEETRQLLQAAMQAPTAFNIQHWRFVTVTDPELRKQIRAVAWDQAQVTDASLLVILCADLSAWKKDAARYWKDAPQPVQDILLPAIDGYYKDRPQVQRDECMRSTGLAGMTLMLAAKAMGYDSCPMDGFDFDAVAQLIKLPEDHIISFMVAIGKGTQPAWQKPGQLSYDEVVIPNTF
- a CDS encoding LL-diaminopimelate aminotransferase, which encodes MAYLNENYLKLKAGYLFPEIARRVKAFTEANPEAAKRLIRCGIGDVTEALPDAARAAMHKAVDELGDRNSFRGYGPEQGYDFLRNAIADNDYKARGIHVDADEIFISDGSKCDTGNILDIFGSDNKIAITDPVYPVYVDTNVMAGNTGDADESGAYAGLHYLKCTPENGFVPEIPSEPVDLVYLCYPNNPTGATATRAQLEAWVQYARANGTIILYDAAYEAFIQDPEVPRSIFEIEGARDCAIEFRSFSKNGGFTGVRCAIVVIPKGLMGKKKDGTKLAIHPLWSRRHSTKFNGVSYIVQRGAEAIYSPEGKAQVTALIQHYMGNAKLLVEACTKAGLQVFGGVNAPYVWVGCPAGVTSWQMFDKMLNEANVVITPGSGFGSAGEGFFRISAFNSRANVEEVCRRIAIL